CGCAACACGCGCAGCAACGCTGCCTCTTCTTCCGGACCGTATTGGCTGCCAAACTTGATGGTAAGTTCGTCGTTCATGGGGAAACCTCTTTTTTTGAACCGCAAATGGACGCGAATTAACGCGAATTAAGAATACCGGCAACTGAAGTGGCGACTTTATCGTCGCATATCGTCTGCTTCAAAAATAGCCTCGGCTCTCGCGACAGATACTGGCGTATATTTCACCGCTATGGTTGAGGCGAAGCCCCGTGATGGGATTGCTCTATTGAAAACAAGCATAGGAAAGGCACTTATCAGCGAACGTGTCCCCGAACCAACGAAGATACGCGTTAATTCGCGTTCATTCGCGGTTCACCTTCCAAAGATCATATCCAGCGCCTCGTCCAAATCGCGCATGGGAGTCTTCAGCGTTTCCTTCGCCAGGGCATTGGCGAGGGAAACGTTGTTGGGCCGGGGTGCGCGGCCGGGCATGGCATTGGAGTCGGTCGGGACGATCAGGCCTTCGCTGTGGCCGAGCTTTCGGGCGATTTGCTTCGCCATTTCATAACGATTGAGACAGGTGCTGCCCGCAAGATTGATGGTTCCGGTAAAGTCGTTCCCCGCGAGTTCCAGCAGGCTTTTCCCGAGGGTGATGACGTCCACGGGCGAACGCACTTCGTTCTCCGGGATTTGAATCTCCCGGCCTTCCCGGAGATTTTCTTCCATCTTCACGAGGAATGAATTGCCCGACCCCATGATGGGCATGCCGATGACCAAAGCCACGCGAACAATGACGGAGTTTTCCAGGGCCTCGTGGGCGAGGACTTCCGCGGCCACTTTGGTGCGGCCGTAGAAATTAACCGGTGATACGAGGGCATCTTCACTGTAGAAACCGTCCACACCGTCAAAGACATTGTCCGTGGAGCAGAAGAGG
This window of the Candidatus Hydrogenedentota bacterium genome carries:
- a CDS encoding SDR family oxidoreductase, yielding MSKKVLVTGASGFVGGSVLHHAPADWDMHACSRSPLAGVPANVVHHAFDLADKAKTAEIVASVKPDAIIHIAAIANIDYAEANQEETALVNTETTGRLARLAAEHGARFLFCSTDNVFDGVDGFYSEDALVSPVNFYGRTKVAAEVLAHEALENSVIVRVALVIGMPIMGSGNSFLVKMEENLREGREIQIPENEVRSPVDVITLGKSLLELAGNDFTGTINLAGSTCLNRYEMAKQIARKLGHSEGLIVPTDSNAMPGRAPRPNNVSLANALAKETLKTPMRDLDEALDMIFGR